The following are from one region of the Methanomassiliicoccales archaeon LGM-DZ1 genome:
- a CDS encoding nicotinate phosphoribosyltransferase, whose amino-acid sequence MNKENLSLLCDFYEYTMANGYLESGMEDRKVCFDMFFRNVPDGGGFAIMAGLEQAIERIENMHFEEEDIEYFRSKGVFSERFLEYLRKFRFSGDVYAVPEGTPIFPMEPIVTVVAPAPQAQMLETLLLMTINHQSLIATKANRIVRAADGRGVAEFGSRRAQGSEAAILGARAAYLGGCVGTACTLSDERFGVPASGTMAHSWVLMFDSELEAFRQYCRLYPDNAVLLVDTYDALGRGVPDAIKAFKEAGITKGGIRLDSGDLAFLTRKARAMLDEAGLPGIKIVASNSLDEYIIKDLIEQGACIDSFGVGDRLITSHSNPVFGGVYKLAAVEENGKIVPKMKVSNNVVKITTPGLKRTFRLFSKKDGKALADLVCLADEEIDPSRPLTIFDPDAPWKKKTLTDFTVRPLQVKVFEGGKQVYQSPELKEIRSYCAEQIGTLWDEVKRFSNPQTYYVDLSEKLWKLKRSMLDNGGVYRPE is encoded by the coding sequence ATGAACAAGGAAAACCTCTCGCTTCTCTGCGATTTCTATGAGTACACGATGGCCAACGGTTACTTAGAATCCGGGATGGAGGATAGGAAGGTCTGTTTCGACATGTTCTTCAGGAATGTGCCGGACGGCGGCGGTTTCGCCATCATGGCGGGGCTCGAGCAGGCCATAGAGCGCATCGAGAACATGCATTTCGAGGAGGAGGACATCGAGTACTTCCGTTCCAAAGGAGTGTTCTCCGAGAGGTTCCTGGAATATCTCAGGAAGTTCAGGTTCTCCGGCGACGTGTACGCGGTCCCCGAGGGCACGCCCATCTTCCCCATGGAGCCTATCGTCACCGTGGTCGCGCCCGCGCCGCAGGCCCAGATGCTGGAGACCCTGCTCCTGATGACGATCAACCACCAGTCCCTGATAGCCACCAAGGCCAACAGGATCGTCCGCGCCGCCGACGGGAGGGGCGTCGCGGAGTTCGGGTCCCGCCGCGCCCAGGGTTCCGAGGCCGCTATCCTCGGTGCTAGGGCGGCGTACCTCGGAGGGTGCGTCGGCACCGCCTGCACCCTGTCCGACGAGAGGTTCGGAGTGCCGGCGAGCGGCACCATGGCGCACAGCTGGGTCTTGATGTTCGACTCGGAGCTCGAGGCGTTCAGGCAGTATTGCCGGCTGTACCCGGACAACGCCGTCCTGCTGGTGGACACCTACGATGCCCTCGGGCGCGGTGTTCCTGATGCGATAAAGGCGTTCAAGGAGGCCGGCATAACCAAAGGCGGCATCCGCCTCGATTCCGGGGACCTCGCGTTCCTGACCAGGAAGGCCCGTGCCATGCTCGACGAGGCGGGGCTGCCCGGCATCAAGATCGTGGCGTCGAACTCCCTTGACGAGTACATCATCAAGGACCTTATCGAGCAGGGTGCCTGCATCGACTCCTTCGGTGTCGGGGACCGGCTGATCACCAGCCACAGCAACCCCGTGTTCGGAGGGGTCTACAAGCTCGCCGCCGTGGAAGAGAACGGGAAGATCGTTCCCAAGATGAAGGTCTCCAACAACGTCGTCAAGATCACCACCCCGGGGCTGAAGAGGACGTTCCGCCTCTTCTCCAAGAAAGACGGGAAGGCCCTGGCAGACCTCGTCTGCCTCGCGGACGAGGAGATCGACCCGTCCCGGCCGCTGACCATCTTCGACCCAGACGCTCCGTGGAAGAAGAAGACCCTGACCGATTTCACCGTCAGGCCCCTGCAGGTCAAGGTCTTCGAAGGCGGGAAACAGGTCTACCAGAGCCCCGAGCTCAAAGAGATCAGGAGCTACTGCGCAGAGCAGATCGGCACCCTGTGGGACGAGGTCAAGAGGTTCTCCAACCCCCAGACCTACTACGTCGACCTTTCCGAGAAGCTGTGGAAGCTCAAGCGCTCCATGCTCGATAACGGCGGGGTCTACAGGCCGGAATGA
- the htpG gene encoding molecular chaperone HtpG, protein MAKKQFKTESKRILDMMVNSIYTHKEIFLRELISNASDAIDKLNYRIMQEPDSKVSRDDFRIDVKVDRDKRLITVSDNGIGMTADELEKNLGYIAHSGTLEFKKEIGDKDKDSEAIGQFGVGFYSAFMIADDVKVVSRAYGSDTANEWESDGADGYTIKEAQRDSFGTDVIMHVKADAEGEEYSEFLETERLRELVEKYSDYIRWPIHMTVDQSEWKETGEKDEKGNPKKDYVTTKVDKVVNSMVPIWKKSKEEADDEKCFQFYQDKFHDYEKPISVIRVNAEGTVTYRAMLFIPSKAPYDFYTRDFQPGLQLYSNGVLIMDKCSDLVPYCFRFVRGVVDSPDFSLNISREVLQHDSQLKAVGSNLTKQVKKELERLMKDEPEKYQQFYGSFGRQLKYGCVDQYGRDADLLKDLIMFGSAKEGKLISLADYVKGMPEGQKKIYYVSADTVEHAKELPQAEPVLAKGYDVLAFTDEIDSFVANVLREYQEKEFCNVTNEDLGLETDEEKKAAEKKDEEFKELTDFAKQTLGDGVAAVKISHKLKNHAVLLTTQGSITFEVEKYFREMPGAAGDGVKAARVLELNSESDAFKALNEAFKTDKDRAAKIVKVMYGQACLMAGQPLDDPVAYSDLVLSML, encoded by the coding sequence ATGGCGAAGAAACAGTTCAAAACGGAATCGAAGCGCATTCTGGATATGATGGTCAACTCCATCTACACGCACAAGGAGATCTTCCTCAGGGAGCTCATCTCCAATGCGTCTGATGCGATCGACAAGCTCAACTACAGGATAATGCAGGAACCGGACTCCAAGGTGAGCAGGGACGACTTCCGCATCGATGTGAAGGTCGACCGCGACAAGAGGCTCATCACCGTGTCCGATAACGGTATCGGGATGACCGCCGACGAGTTGGAGAAGAACCTCGGCTACATCGCCCACTCCGGCACCCTCGAGTTCAAGAAGGAGATCGGGGACAAGGACAAGGACAGCGAGGCCATCGGCCAGTTCGGCGTCGGGTTCTACAGCGCGTTCATGATCGCGGACGACGTGAAGGTCGTGTCCCGCGCCTACGGCAGCGATACGGCCAACGAGTGGGAGTCCGACGGCGCCGACGGCTACACGATCAAAGAGGCCCAGAGGGACTCGTTCGGCACCGACGTCATCATGCATGTCAAAGCGGATGCGGAAGGCGAGGAATACTCTGAGTTCCTGGAGACCGAGAGGCTCAGGGAGCTCGTGGAGAAGTACTCTGACTACATCCGCTGGCCGATCCACATGACCGTGGACCAGAGCGAGTGGAAGGAGACCGGCGAGAAGGACGAGAAGGGCAATCCCAAGAAGGACTACGTCACCACCAAGGTCGACAAGGTCGTCAACTCCATGGTCCCCATCTGGAAGAAGTCCAAGGAGGAGGCTGACGACGAGAAATGCTTCCAGTTCTACCAGGACAAGTTCCATGACTACGAGAAGCCCATCTCGGTCATCCGCGTGAACGCCGAAGGCACCGTCACCTACAGGGCCATGCTGTTCATCCCCTCCAAGGCCCCGTACGACTTCTACACCCGCGACTTCCAGCCCGGGCTGCAGCTGTACTCCAACGGTGTGCTGATCATGGACAAGTGCTCGGACCTCGTCCCCTACTGCTTCAGGTTCGTCCGCGGAGTGGTGGACTCGCCCGACTTCAGCCTCAATATCTCGAGGGAGGTGCTGCAGCACGATTCCCAGCTGAAAGCGGTCGGCTCCAACCTGACCAAGCAGGTCAAGAAAGAGCTCGAGAGGCTCATGAAGGACGAGCCGGAGAAGTACCAGCAGTTCTACGGCAGCTTCGGGAGGCAGCTTAAGTACGGCTGCGTCGACCAGTACGGCAGGGATGCAGATCTCCTCAAGGACCTGATAATGTTCGGGTCCGCGAAGGAGGGCAAGCTCATCTCGCTCGCCGATTACGTGAAGGGCATGCCCGAGGGCCAGAAGAAGATCTACTATGTCTCTGCGGACACCGTTGAGCATGCGAAGGAGCTGCCCCAGGCGGAGCCTGTGCTCGCCAAGGGATACGACGTCCTCGCGTTCACCGATGAGATCGACTCCTTCGTAGCCAATGTGCTCAGGGAGTACCAGGAGAAGGAATTCTGCAACGTAACTAACGAGGACCTTGGCCTGGAGACGGACGAAGAGAAGAAGGCCGCCGAGAAGAAAGACGAGGAGTTCAAGGAGCTCACGGACTTCGCGAAACAGACTCTCGGCGACGGTGTTGCGGCGGTGAAGATCTCGCACAAGCTGAAGAACCACGCCGTGCTCCTGACCACCCAGGGCAGCATAACCTTCGAGGTGGAGAAGTACTTCAGGGAGATGCCCGGCGCGGCCGGCGACGGCGTGAAAGCAGCAAGGGTCCTGGAGCTCAACTCCGAATCGGATGCCTTCAAGGCCCTGAACGAGGCGTTCAAGACCGATAAGGACAGGGCCGCGAAGATCGTGAAGGTCATGTACGGCCAGGCATGCCTGATGGCCGGCCAGCCGCTGGACGATCCTGTCGCGTACTCCGATCTCGTCCTCAGCATGCTCTGA
- the purF gene encoding amidophosphoribosyltransferase produces the protein MVPSLQKVLMIIQNRGQDSAGISVYDGMKISTVKDVGLVQTALPKSRIENLSGKTGIGHVRYATTGSKGIENAQPMTMVASAGMIAVAHNGDITNYDKLKAKYMESGSAFQTSSDTELIIKILSKNLGQNGDYIAAIRATMGEIGCAYALALMINGRLFGIRDPCGIRPLIIGKLDDGYMVVSESAAVDALGGEIVRDVMPGEIVELTKDGIKSYPPRIKTDRAYCMFEWVYFARPDSVIDGMSVYQVRRNIGRILAREHPCPDADLVMPIPDSGRAHAIGFSNESGVPYEEGFMKNRFAERTFILPDQKEREKAVATKMNPIKSTVSGKKIVIVDDSIVRGTTLKQLVTMLRNAGAVEVHVRIGCPPIIAPCYYGVDMKTRDQFIANKHDVEEIRKIIGADSLGYISVPGLVEACCKPESELCLACVTGGYPTRIDGEVQRFQARLDTE, from the coding sequence GTGGTACCTTCTCTGCAGAAGGTCCTCATGATAATCCAGAACCGCGGACAGGATTCCGCGGGGATCTCCGTCTACGACGGGATGAAGATCAGCACGGTGAAGGACGTCGGCCTGGTCCAGACCGCGCTTCCCAAGAGCCGCATCGAGAACCTTTCCGGCAAGACCGGCATCGGCCATGTCAGGTACGCCACCACTGGCTCCAAGGGGATCGAGAACGCCCAGCCGATGACCATGGTGGCCTCGGCGGGCATGATCGCTGTAGCGCACAACGGCGACATCACCAACTATGACAAGCTGAAAGCGAAGTACATGGAGTCCGGGTCCGCTTTCCAGACCAGCTCCGATACCGAGCTCATCATCAAGATCCTCAGCAAGAACCTCGGGCAGAACGGGGACTACATCGCGGCCATCCGCGCCACCATGGGCGAGATCGGCTGCGCTTACGCCCTCGCCCTCATGATCAACGGGCGCCTGTTCGGGATCCGCGACCCCTGCGGGATCAGGCCCCTCATCATCGGGAAGCTGGACGACGGGTACATGGTGGTCTCCGAGAGCGCCGCCGTCGATGCCCTCGGCGGGGAGATCGTCAGGGATGTCATGCCGGGGGAGATAGTGGAGCTGACCAAGGACGGCATAAAATCCTATCCTCCCAGGATAAAGACCGACAGGGCGTACTGCATGTTCGAATGGGTCTATTTCGCGAGGCCCGATTCCGTCATCGACGGCATGTCCGTATACCAGGTCCGCAGGAACATCGGGAGGATCCTGGCCAGGGAGCACCCGTGCCCCGATGCCGACCTCGTCATGCCTATCCCCGATTCCGGGAGGGCGCACGCCATCGGGTTCTCGAACGAGTCCGGAGTCCCGTATGAGGAGGGCTTCATGAAGAACCGTTTCGCCGAGAGGACCTTCATCCTCCCCGACCAGAAGGAGAGGGAGAAGGCCGTTGCGACCAAGATGAACCCCATCAAGAGCACGGTGAGCGGCAAGAAGATCGTCATCGTCGATGATTCCATAGTCCGCGGCACCACTCTGAAACAGCTTGTCACCATGCTCAGGAACGCAGGCGCCGTCGAGGTCCATGTCAGGATCGGGTGCCCGCCGATCATCGCCCCCTGCTATTACGGGGTCGATATGAAGACGAGGGACCAGTTCATCGCCAACAAGCATGATGTCGAAGAGATCAGGAAGATAATCGGCGCCGACAGTCTCGGTTATATCAGCGTCCCCGGCCTGGTCGAGGCGTGCTGCAAGCCCGAATCGGAGCTCTGCCTCGCCTGCGTCACGGGCGGGTATCCTACCCGCATAGACGGCGAGGTCCAGCGTTTCCAAGCCCGTCTCGACACAGAGTGA
- a CDS encoding InlB B-repeat-containing protein: MHTSSWGGGDDGSSAEEELTFDSAGGSYIGNVAVNEDGKTKIPAAVPTFAKHSFKEWNTRSDGTGDSFLPGNEYNFTSGLTLHAIWNNVYTISFNTSGGNGIDSADVVDGKPYVLPPAVKNGMYFKGWNTREDGSGESYASGTGFVPASDTILYAQWAEWGLLNARVGTELVYSISGDVDPQGHEWIEDKITSIRDAINIALSAHTGWKIDFGVDSTSFVGEYTQKITAFSDNGTDSNDDDSFTYSRDGSAAVTLKFHISADHDNKSYSRLSAELIKAVLTSEKVGCAYAGNNDYIYTWTDCKLVGDANDEKTIGMNGSFTCTVAQITPSAEAVYRLIDNSFLGTIDAVSVTVTVDGAPINFTVSKDTLITVMISSDVTGLYSFEASLKEINGRW; encoded by the coding sequence GTGCATACGTCGTCGTGGGGGGGGGGAGATGACGGCAGTTCCGCCGAAGAGGAACTGACTTTCGACTCTGCTGGCGGCTCCTATATCGGGAATGTCGCAGTAAACGAAGATGGCAAGACCAAGATACCTGCCGCAGTTCCGACATTCGCCAAACACTCTTTCAAAGAATGGAACACCAGATCTGACGGGACCGGCGATTCATTCCTTCCGGGAAATGAATACAATTTCACCTCCGGCCTCACTCTTCATGCAATCTGGAACAACGTCTACACCATCTCCTTCAACACCAGCGGCGGGAACGGCATTGATTCTGCAGACGTGGTAGACGGGAAGCCGTACGTCTTACCCCCAGCCGTCAAAAACGGCATGTACTTCAAGGGATGGAACACCAGAGAAGATGGTTCCGGAGAATCCTATGCCTCCGGAACAGGATTTGTTCCTGCATCCGACACAATCCTCTATGCGCAATGGGCTGAATGGGGCCTGCTGAACGCCCGTGTCGGCACCGAGCTAGTATACAGCATAAGCGGAGATGTCGACCCCCAAGGCCACGAATGGATAGAGGATAAGATAACGTCCATCAGGGACGCGATCAACATCGCACTGTCGGCGCACACGGGCTGGAAGATCGATTTCGGCGTAGACAGCACATCTTTCGTCGGAGAATATACCCAGAAGATCACGGCATTCAGTGATAACGGGACTGATAGCAATGACGACGATTCCTTCACCTACTCGCGCGACGGGTCCGCGGCAGTGACGCTTAAGTTCCATATCTCCGCCGATCACGATAACAAATCATACTCCCGCTTGAGCGCGGAATTGATTAAAGCGGTATTGACGTCCGAGAAAGTAGGCTGCGCTTACGCCGGTAACAATGATTACATCTATACATGGACCGACTGTAAGCTCGTCGGCGATGCAAACGATGAAAAGACCATAGGCATGAACGGGTCCTTTACATGCACTGTCGCTCAGATAACCCCCTCGGCAGAGGCAGTATACAGATTGATAGACAACAGCTTCCTGGGAACCATCGATGCAGTGTCGGTCACGGTGACGGTCGACGGGGCCCCCATAAACTTCACAGTTTCCAAAGACACACTCATAACGGTGATGATCTCCAGCGATGTTACGGGCCTTTACTCGTTCGAAGCATCACTGAAGGAAATCAACGGCAGGTGGTGA
- a CDS encoding DUF4956 domain-containing protein, with product MGAFFDNIFNSPYISTFTVEQFLLVMLCAVFVGMMISVVYAYNNEYSEGFLITVAIIPAVVAVIIMVVSDSIGVGIAVAGAFSLVRFRSVPGKATEIGAIFIAMASGLLIGTGYLGFGILFVMLIGFFYVAYERLSGREPIRKDNRKTLNVTIPESLNYTGLFDGVLKKYATEIKLTKVRTTNMGSMFRLTYELVVADDFDSKALVDEIRVMNGNLEVSVSDTKETEWQSL from the coding sequence ATGGGCGCGTTCTTCGACAACATCTTCAACAGTCCCTACATAAGCACCTTCACCGTCGAGCAGTTCCTGCTGGTGATGCTCTGCGCCGTGTTCGTAGGGATGATGATCTCCGTCGTCTACGCGTACAACAACGAGTACAGCGAGGGCTTCCTGATCACGGTCGCCATCATACCGGCCGTCGTGGCGGTCATCATCATGGTGGTCAGTGACAGCATCGGCGTGGGTATAGCCGTCGCAGGGGCGTTCAGCCTCGTCAGGTTCCGTTCGGTCCCCGGGAAGGCCACGGAGATCGGGGCCATATTCATCGCTATGGCCTCCGGGCTGCTCATAGGCACCGGCTACCTGGGCTTCGGGATACTTTTCGTCATGCTGATCGGGTTCTTCTACGTGGCCTATGAGCGCCTTTCCGGGAGGGAGCCCATCAGGAAGGACAACCGCAAGACCCTCAATGTCACGATCCCGGAATCGCTCAACTATACCGGGCTTTTCGACGGTGTCCTGAAGAAGTACGCCACCGAGATCAAGCTGACCAAGGTCAGGACCACCAACATGGGGAGCATGTTCCGCCTGACGTACGAGCTGGTCGTGGCGGACGACTTCGATTCCAAAGCGCTGGTAGACGAGATACGCGTCATGAACGGGAACCTGGAGGTCTCCGTATCGGACACGAAGGAAACGGAGTGGCAGAGCCTGTGA
- a CDS encoding MFS transporter: MTIDDAQKTKMLSYRWIIFIVLAIAYFFVYFHRTTGGAISDTLQDSFEVGSSSIALLASAYLYAYTLMQIPSGILTDKMGPRKAASIFVMLIALGSVLSALADTFSEFDLMIAGKFLIGIGAAVVYIPIMKVLAVWYRKNEFASMSGVLLLVGNVGGIAAATPMVVMMDSLGIQNTYLVLAVITAVISLLCWYFVRNHPSELGLPSIEEIVSEETGEPITESTSAKMGTVEALKLTFGGGRKFWPLAIWFFFMYGTIMLWQASQSGSFYKNIYDFSNTEASLMVTMVGIGMVFGCPLAGMLSDRVFHSRKKVMVFGTAVYTLVWAVIWLTAGNDGMDNMAIQGAINFLFGFFGGFFVVSYAQIKELFPVAMAGTSTAALNLFPFAGGAILITIGGFVISDKTLGEFQDLWLMAFVMMVIALVCALLSVEKGHEDEGLKLGRRTEKSD, encoded by the coding sequence ATGACAATAGACGATGCTCAGAAGACGAAGATGCTGTCCTACAGATGGATCATCTTCATTGTCCTGGCTATCGCGTACTTCTTCGTCTACTTCCACCGTACGACAGGAGGTGCGATATCCGATACCCTGCAGGACTCGTTCGAGGTGGGATCCTCCTCGATCGCCCTGCTCGCATCGGCCTACCTATACGCCTATACTCTGATGCAGATACCCAGCGGGATACTCACCGACAAGATGGGTCCCAGGAAGGCCGCCAGCATCTTCGTCATGCTGATCGCGCTGGGCTCTGTGCTGAGCGCTCTGGCCGACACTTTCAGCGAGTTCGACCTGATGATCGCCGGGAAGTTCCTGATAGGGATCGGCGCAGCGGTCGTCTACATTCCGATAATGAAGGTCCTGGCCGTCTGGTACAGGAAGAACGAGTTCGCTTCCATGAGCGGCGTCCTGCTCCTGGTCGGGAACGTCGGAGGGATCGCCGCGGCCACGCCGATGGTCGTGATGATGGACAGCCTGGGCATCCAGAACACCTACCTGGTCCTCGCCGTCATCACCGCTGTCATCTCGCTGCTCTGCTGGTACTTCGTCAGGAACCACCCCTCGGAGCTCGGCCTCCCGAGCATCGAGGAGATCGTCTCCGAGGAGACCGGGGAGCCTATCACCGAGTCCACCTCGGCCAAGATGGGCACCGTAGAGGCCCTGAAGCTGACGTTCGGCGGGGGCAGGAAGTTCTGGCCCCTCGCGATATGGTTCTTCTTCATGTACGGGACCATCATGCTCTGGCAGGCGTCCCAGTCCGGATCGTTCTACAAGAACATCTACGACTTCTCCAACACCGAGGCGTCGCTCATGGTCACCATGGTCGGCATCGGGATGGTGTTCGGGTGCCCCCTGGCAGGCATGCTGTCCGACCGCGTGTTCCATTCCAGGAAGAAGGTCATGGTGTTCGGAACGGCCGTGTACACCCTGGTCTGGGCGGTCATATGGCTGACAGCCGGCAACGACGGCATGGACAATATGGCGATACAGGGGGCCATCAACTTCCTGTTCGGGTTCTTCGGAGGGTTCTTCGTGGTCTCCTACGCGCAGATCAAGGAGCTCTTCCCGGTGGCCATGGCCGGAACGTCGACGGCGGCCCTGAACCTGTTCCCCTTCGCCGGAGGCGCGATACTCATCACCATCGGAGGGTTCGTGATATCCGACAAGACCCTGGGCGAGTTCCAGGACCTCTGGCTCATGGCGTTCGTCATGATGGTGATAGCCCTTGTGTGCGCTCTGCTCTCGGTCGAGAAGGGGCATGAGGACGAAGGACTGAAGCTCGGGAGGAGGACAGAGAAGAGCGACTGA
- a CDS encoding CotH kinase family protein: MAEPVRRPAKAAFALIAAAAVVTAGLWVYNDESSSEPYTLPAMTIVTDGYEDVVSKEYYLDCSISVSNCDPDYELSNEDAEIKGRGNTTWYGNDYHWYDTKKKPFKIKFSDPVDLFGSGSAREWTLIANYTDQSLSRDYLAYNTALLIGMYASSTQFVNLWLNGVYEGVYLVCDQIELGEGRVQALDDSGDPYTYQYLMELNGWVQTDYSEGAVEGRDYFVADDQPYEFSDPDGSDLEDGVFETVEELFNKALSMLRAGPDSYSFSEIRSVLDTESFAETYIINEVFTTQDINWSSFKFLVYGNECTADGLTISSGPVWDFDTSSGNTRNEHSKDPDNLWAAETNAWYHYLLKYDEFRTQIADILEADEIAITELWESLYSEEMTHSSDFDRNFDRWPVLGVSIWSNPLEFVQLRTWESHMDYLIDWLERSLDYVVSCYSEYAGRTY, from the coding sequence GTGGCAGAGCCTGTGAGAAGACCGGCGAAGGCAGCATTCGCTCTCATAGCCGCCGCGGCCGTGGTGACGGCGGGGCTGTGGGTATACAACGACGAGAGCTCATCGGAGCCGTACACCCTGCCGGCCATGACGATTGTGACGGACGGCTACGAGGACGTCGTCTCCAAGGAATACTACCTGGACTGCAGCATCTCGGTGTCGAACTGCGACCCAGACTATGAGCTCAGCAATGAGGATGCGGAGATAAAGGGGCGCGGGAACACCACCTGGTACGGCAACGACTACCACTGGTACGATACCAAGAAGAAACCGTTCAAGATCAAGTTCAGCGATCCCGTCGATCTCTTCGGCAGCGGGTCTGCCAGGGAATGGACGCTCATCGCCAATTACACGGACCAGAGCCTGAGCAGGGATTATCTCGCGTACAACACCGCCCTCCTGATCGGCATGTACGCCAGCAGCACCCAGTTCGTCAACCTCTGGCTCAACGGCGTGTACGAGGGGGTGTACCTGGTCTGCGACCAGATCGAGCTCGGGGAGGGGCGCGTGCAGGCCCTCGACGATTCGGGCGACCCGTACACGTACCAGTACCTCATGGAGCTCAACGGCTGGGTTCAGACGGACTACTCCGAGGGGGCGGTCGAGGGCAGGGACTATTTCGTGGCCGATGACCAGCCCTATGAGTTCAGCGACCCGGACGGGAGCGATCTGGAGGACGGCGTCTTCGAGACGGTCGAGGAGCTCTTCAACAAGGCCCTCTCCATGCTCCGGGCCGGGCCCGATTCATACAGTTTCAGCGAGATCCGGTCGGTCCTCGATACGGAATCCTTCGCCGAGACGTACATCATCAACGAGGTCTTCACGACGCAGGACATCAACTGGTCCAGCTTCAAGTTCCTGGTCTACGGGAACGAATGCACGGCGGACGGACTGACGATCTCCAGCGGGCCTGTCTGGGACTTCGATACCAGCTCCGGGAACACCAGGAACGAGCACAGCAAGGACCCGGACAACCTCTGGGCGGCCGAGACCAACGCCTGGTACCATTACCTCCTGAAGTACGATGAGTTCCGGACGCAGATCGCCGATATCCTGGAGGCCGACGAGATTGCGATCACGGAGCTCTGGGAGTCGCTGTACAGCGAGGAGATGACGCACAGCTCCGACTTCGATCGCAACTTCGACCGCTGGCCGGTCCTGGGAGTGTCCATCTGGTCGAACCCCCTCGAGTTCGTCCAGCTGAGGACGTGGGAGTCGCATATGGACTATCTCATCGACTGGCTGGAGCGCAGCCTGGACTACGTCGTGTCCTGCTACAGCGAGTATGCGGGCAGGACCTACTGA
- a CDS encoding polyphosphate polymerase domain-containing protein has protein sequence MADYQSTFRRVEMKYVMSPEQKRAVLDVLDGRMAVDSYGRTEIRNIYYDTPDFILARRSIEKPAYKEKLRTRSYGAPGPDSRIFVELKKKYLGIVYKRRLALPIAEAEEWLDRGGSGPDTQVGREISYMFRNYPGLGPAMYLSYEREALRPLDDALDLRITFDERITARLDGLDISLPAGGTELIPGGTLMEIKTATAIPLWLAHTMSENRIFRSSFSKYGNAYKKLLFDRVDWELCD, from the coding sequence ATGGCGGACTACCAGTCTACGTTCAGGCGGGTCGAGATGAAGTACGTGATGAGCCCGGAGCAGAAGCGCGCCGTCCTGGATGTCCTGGACGGGCGCATGGCCGTCGACAGCTACGGGCGCACCGAGATCCGCAACATCTACTACGACACCCCCGATTTCATCCTCGCCCGCCGGTCCATCGAGAAGCCCGCCTACAAGGAGAAGCTCAGGACCCGTTCCTACGGGGCCCCGGGGCCGGATTCCCGGATATTCGTGGAGCTCAAGAAGAAGTACCTCGGGATCGTCTACAAAAGACGCCTGGCACTTCCGATCGCGGAGGCCGAGGAATGGCTGGACAGGGGAGGGAGCGGCCCCGATACCCAGGTGGGGAGGGAGATTTCCTACATGTTCAGGAACTACCCCGGCCTCGGCCCCGCGATGTACCTGTCGTACGAGAGGGAGGCGCTGCGCCCGCTGGACGATGCCCTCGACCTGAGGATCACCTTCGACGAGCGCATAACCGCCCGCCTGGACGGCCTGGACATATCCCTGCCGGCCGGAGGCACCGAGCTCATCCCCGGAGGGACCCTCATGGAGATCAAGACCGCGACCGCTATCCCGCTGTGGCTGGCACATACCATGTCCGAGAACAGGATCTTCAGGTCGTCCTTCTCGAAGTACGGCAATGCGTACAAGAAGCTCCTTTTCGACAGAGTCGACTGGGAGCTCTGCGACTGA